The following are encoded in a window of Gopherus flavomarginatus isolate rGopFla2 chromosome 10, rGopFla2.mat.asm, whole genome shotgun sequence genomic DNA:
- the LOC127030067 gene encoding zinc finger protein 774-like, whose translation MMNSQSFSLPTMVPSSSVINSSVTSNLSTNNPPSKAVLISKPFKCSECGRSFAQLTELELHEMSHAAERPYRCELCGKTFAQTSALVKHQRVHTGEKPYKCPMCGKTFALSSGLVLHKRIHTGERPHTCPLCGKKFISSSHLALHLRSHTGERKYKCSVCGKLFLQSSHLVRHKAIHTGEKPFKCEDCGKNFGRASHLKTHRRVHTGERPFKCTQCEKAFTQKAGLILHIRLHTGERPYKCDKCGKNFRSSAHLMSHQLLESGERNFKCTTCSKAFKQASSLKQHLKTHEAREPHRCSVCSRTFSRSSYLQLHMRTHSGERPYHCMVCNRTYAKMSTFEKHCKKHQQDEERCDIRPRAMTTRAKALAEKKRQEQKRQHQDGCPEHHHQPDREHQQDGEHPLEKPHGLCRHPPEPQTPALCLITDVISQMELEEEPLVLERENLRSTCTAGHGMVHENEEESPQQGGPEQVELHVTLLGRSKAQGNFCPLEQGKASESPGRSKREQRNLPAKRLGKFIQLGGGDLNELPIPQRRHTGDGKNTCPDCGKSVRGRLGLTRHQRIHSGEKPYRCLLCGKGFTISSTLAKHRRIHTGEKPYQCLSCGKSFIQSSQLITHQRTHTGEKPYQCPECGKGFSRSSHLIIHQRFHTGEKPYECPQCGKGFSQSSNLATHQRVHMGERPYQCSQCGKGFTQSSDFTAHQRLHMGERPYRCAECGKSYTNSSALIKHQRNHTRERPYKCPECRKGFSQSSALLAHQRIHTGERPYKCPECGKGFYARSPLIAHRRTHTGETPYMCLECGKGFRKKASLNVHQRDHLAEEQCPDQGCPQ comes from the exons ATGATGAATTCTCAAAGTTTCTCATTACCAACAATGGTGCCCAGTAGCTCTGTTATTAATAGCTCTGTGACTAGTAACTTGTCAACGAACAATCCACCCAGCAAAGCAGTTCTCATTAGCAAACCGTTTAAATGCTCTGAATGTGGCAGGTCTTTTGCCCAGCTGACGGAGCTGGAGCTTCATGAGATGTCTCACGCTGCAGAGCGACCGTATCGCTGCGAGCTCTGTGGAAAGACCTTTGCGCAGACATCAGCTCTGGTGAAGCATCAGCGTgttcacacaggagagaaaccttaCAAGTGTCCCATGTGTGGGAAGACCTTTGCCCTGTCCTCTGGCCTGGTACTGCACAAACGCATTCACACTGGCGAGCGGCCGCACACCTGCCCGCTCTGCGGCAAGAAATTCATCTCCTCCTCCCACCTGGCCCTGCATCTGCGCTCGCACACGGGTGAGAGGAAGTACaagtgcagtgtgtgtgggaaGCTCTTCCTACAGTCCTCGCACCTTGTGAGGCACAAAGCAATCCACACAGGGGAAAAGCCCTTTAAATGTGAGGACTGTGGGAAGAACTTTGGGCGTGCCTCACACCTGAAGACTCACAGACGTgttcacacaggggagaggcctttcAAATGCACCCAATGCGAAAAGGCCTTCACACAGAAGGCAGGACTGATCCTGCACATCCGCCTGCACACTGGTGAGAGGCCCTACAAATGTGAcaagtgtgggaaaaacttccgTTCCTCCGCTCACCTCATGTCGCATCAGCTCCTTGAGTCTGGGGAGAGGAATTTCAAATGTACCACATGCAGTAAGGCCTTTAAGCAGGCCTCATCTCTCAAACAGCACTTAAAAACACATGAAGCCCGTGAGCCTCACCGCTGTTCTGTTTGTAGTCGAACTTTTTCTAGGTCCTCTTATCTCCAGCTTCATATGAGAACGCACAGTGGGGAGAGGCCCTATCACTGCATGGTTTGCAACCGGACTTATGCCAAAATGTCTACATTTGAGAAACATTGTAAAAAGCATCAGCAGGACGAAGAGAGGTGTGATATCAGGCCCAGAGCAATGACTACAAGGGCAAAAGCACTGGCTGAAAAGAAAAGGCAAGAGCAGAAACGACAGCACCAAGATGGCTGCCCAGAACATCATCATCAGCCTGACAGAGAGCACCAACAAGACGGAGAGCA CCCCCTAGAGAAGCCCCACGGGCTCTGCAGACATCCACCTGAGCCACAGACTCCAG CACTGTGTCTAATTACCGATGTGATCTCTCAGATGGAACTAGAGGAAGAGCCATTGGTTCTGGAAAGGGAGAACCTAAGAAGCACCTGTACAG caggCCATGGGATGGTGCATGAGAATGAGGAGGAGAGTCCTCAACAGGGAGGTCCTGAGCAAGTGGAACTTCATGTGACGTTACTGGGAAGATCCAAAGCGCAGGGAAATTTCTGCCCTCTTGAGCAGGGAAAAGCTTCTGAGAGTCCTGGCAGGTCCAAAAGAGAGCAAAGAAACCTTCCAGCGAAAAGACTGGGGAAATTCATCCAGCTTGGGGGAGGTGACCTCAATGAGCTCCCAATCCCGCAGAGACGCCACACGGGAGACGGAAAGAACACATGCCCCGATTGTGGGAAAAGTGTCCGTGGGCGCTTAGGTCTTactagacatcagagaatccactcAGGCGAGAAGCCCTACAGGTGTCTTTTGTGCGGGAAAGGCTTCACCATCAGCTCCACCCTGGCTAAGCACCGGCGCATCCACACTGGGGAGAAACCCTACCAGTGCCTCagctgtgggaagagcttcaTCCAGAGCTCGCAGCTCATCACCCACCAGAGAACACACACGGGCGAGAAGCCCTACCAATGCCCCGAATGTGGGAAGGGCTTCAGCCGGAGCTCCCACCTCATTATCCACCAGAGGTTCCACACTGGAGAGAAGCCCTATGAATGCCCCCAATGCGGGAAGGGCTTCAGCCAGAGCTCCAACCTGGCCACACACCAGAGAGTGCACATGGGGGAGCGACCGTACCAATGCTCCCAGTGCGGGAAGGGCTTCACACAAAGCTCGGACTTCACCGCCCACCAGCGGCTGCACATGGGCGAAAGGCCCTACcgctgtgctgagtgtgggaagagCTACACAAACAGCTCCGCCCTCATCAAACACCAGAGGAACCACACAAGGGAGCGGCCCTACAAATGCCCCGAGTGCAGGAAGGGCTTCAGCCAGAGCTCCGCTCTGCTTGCCCATCAGcggatccacacgggagagaggcCCTACAAGTGTCCTGAGTGTGGAAAGGGATTTTATGCGCGGTCCCCCCTTATTGCACACCGGAGAACCCACACCGGCGAGACACCCTACATGTGTCTGGAGTGCGGGAAGGGCTTCCGCAAGAAAGCCAGCCTGAACGTGCATCAAAGAGACCACCTAGCAGAGGAACAATGCCCTGACCAGGGCTGTCCCCAGTGA
- the LOC127030304 gene encoding zinc finger protein 239-like: MNTKCCEKRYSRGSGLNGCQRAPMGKKSYSCADCGKVFSWSSALITHQRTHTGERPYKCPACGRGFSQSSNLVRHHRTHTGERPYECGECGKSFCLNSHFLKHQRTHAKPYPCEVCQRGFHSSLALGRHQRAHTQEQCYTCADCGKRFRVRSALAQHRRMHTGERPFQCSNCGKGFSQSANLLTHQRVHTGERPFQCTECGKRFAVSSHLRTHQRNHRAERPCQCTDCGKGFANPAKLLAHQRRHTGEQPFQCPECGKCFSDSSLLVKHQRIHTGERPFQCPECGKSFNRNLTLLRHQRVHTGERPYICPACGKGFSQSSHLTTHQRVHTGERPYKCPTCGKAFSQNSNLIRHQRNHKHQDTL; this comes from the coding sequence ATGAACACTAAGTGTTGTGAGAAAAGGTACAGCAGAGGCTCAGGCCTCAATGGCTGCCAAAGAGCCCCAATGGGAAAGAAATCCTATTCATGTGCAGACTGTGGGAAGGTCTTCAGCTGGAGCTCAGCCCTGATTACCCACCAGAGAACCCACACGGGTGAGAGACCCTACAAGTGCCCTGCCTGCGGGAGAGGCTTCAGCCAGAGCTCCAACCTGGTCAGACATCACCGCAcccacactggggagcggccttatGAGTGCGGtgagtgtgggaagagcttctGCCTCAACTCCCACTTCCTCAAGCATCAGCGCACCCATGCCAAGCCCTACCCCTGTGAGGTCTGCCAGAGAGGCTTCCACAGCTCCTTGGCCTTGGGCAGGCACCAGAGAGCCCACACGCAGGAGCAATGCTACACCTGTGCAGACTGTGGGAAGAGATTTCGGGTGCGCTCGGCACTGGCCCAGCACCGCAGGatgcacacaggggagaggcccttccagtGCTCCAACTGCGGGAAGGGCTTCAGCCAAAGCGCCAACCTGCTCACCCATCAGCGGGTCcatactggggagcggcccttccagtgcACCGAGTGTGGGAAACGCTTTGCTGTCAGCTCCCACCTCCGCACTCACCAGAGGAATCATCGCGCGGAGCGGCCCTGCCAGTGCACTGACTGTGGGAAAGGCTTTGCCAACCCTGCCAAGCTACTCGCCCACCAGAGACGCCAcacaggggagcagcccttccagtgcCCTGAGTGCGGAAAGTGCTTCAGTGACAGCTCCCTCCTGGTGAAACACCAGcgtatccacacaggggagcggcccttccagtgccccgagtgtgggaagagcttcaaCCGGAACCTGACCCTACTCAGACACCAGAGAGTGCACACCGGGGAGAGGCCCTACATCTGCCCTGCCTGTGGGAAGGGCTTCAGCCAGAGCTCCCACCTCACCACTCACCAGAGAGTgcacacaggggagcggccctacaaATGCCCCACCTGCGGGAAGGCCTTCAGCCAGAACTCCAACCTGATCCGACACCAGAGGAACCATAAGCACCAGGACACACTGTAA